In Mycolicibacterium gadium, the genomic window ATTCACGGGGCGCATTCTTCGAGTGGTTCACCGACGCCGAGTTCACCGCGCTGGCCGGGCACCGGTTCGACCTACGTCAGGCCAACTGCTCGATATCGGCCGCGGGGACGCTGCGCGGGCTGCACTTCGCCCAGCTGCCACCCAGTCAGGCCAAGTACGTCGGATGCCCGCGCGGCAAGGTGCTCGACGTGGTCGTCGACATCAGGGTCGGATCGCCGACGTTCGGACAGTGGGATTCGGTGGTCCTCGACGACACCGACCGGCGATCCATTTACATCTCCGAGGGCCTCGGGCACGCTTTCTTTGCGCTGGAGGACAACTCGACGGTCGTGTACCTGTGCTCCGCGGCCTACAACCCCGAGCGGGAGCACACCGTCAACGTGCTCGATCCCGCGCTGGGTATCACGTGGCCTCACGTCGACGGTGGGCCGATTCTGTCTGACCGGGACCGCGCGGCACCGTCGCTGGCCGACGCCCAGGCCGCCGGACTGCTGCCGACGTGGGAGCAGACACGCGTCTTCGCCGAGGAGTTGCGCCGCCGCTGACTGCGCCGCGCAGGCCCCTTGCGCACCTCATCGGCGCATTACTAGGATATCCAAGTATCTAGCAGCGAGGAACGATCATGACCACACAGATTCCGCATTTCATCAACGGCAAGCGCGCGGCCGGCCAATCCACCCGTCTGGCCGACGTCATGAATCCCAGCACCGGAGAGGTGCAGGCCAAGGTGCCGATGGCCTCGCGGGCCGACGTGGACGAGGCCGTCGCCGGGGCCGCCGCCGCGCAGAAGGAATGGGCCCCATGGAACCCCCAGCGCCGCGCCCGCGTGATGATGAGGTTCATCGACCTCGTCAACCAGAATGTAGAAGAGTTGGCCGAACTCCTCAGTCTGGAACACGGCAAGACCATCGCCGACTCCAAAGGTGACATCCAGCGTGGCATCGAGGTCATCGAGTTCGCGATCGGCATCCCGCACCTCATCAAGGGCGAGTACACCGAGGGCGCGGGCACCGGCATCGACGTGTACTCGCTGCGGCAGCCGCTCGGCGTGGTCGCCGGCATCACCCCGTTCAACTTCCCCGCGATGATCCCGCTGTGGAAGGCCGGTCCCGCGCTCGCATGCGGAAATGCGTTCATCCTCAAGCCCAGTGAGCGTGACCCGTCGGTGCCGGTCCGGCTGGCCGAGCTGTTCCTGCAGGCCGGTCTGCCGCCGGGCGTGTTCCAGGTGGTGCACGGCGACAAGGAAGCCGTCGACGCGATCCTCGAGCACCCCGTGATCCAGGCCGTCGGCTTCGTCGGCAGCTCCGACATCGCGCAGTACATCTACTCCGGTGCCGCCGCCAACGGTAAACGGGCGCAGTGCTTCGGCGGCGCGAAGAACCACATGATCGTGATGCCCGATGCCGATATGGACAACGCCGTCGACGCGCTCATCGGCGCAGGCTACGGCAGCGCGGGCGAACGCTGCATGGCGATCAGCGTCGCGGTGCCTGTCGGTGAGCAGACCGCAGACCGGTTGCGCGCCAGGCTGATCGAGCGGGTCAACGGCCTGCGCGTCGGCCACAGCCTCGACCCGAAAGCCGACTACGGCCCGCTGGTCACCGAGGCCGCGCTGGCCCGCGTCAAGGACTACATCCAGCAGGGTGTGGACGCCGGCGCCGAGGCCGTCGTCGACGGCCGCGAACGCACGAGCGACGAGCTGACTTTCGACGAGGCTGACCTGTCGAAGGGTTACTTCATCGGCCCGACCTTGTTCGACCACGTCACCCCCGACATGTCGATCTATACCGACGAGATCTTCGGACCCGTGCTGTGCATCGTGCGTGCCAACGACTACGAGGAGGCGCTGGCGCTTCCGTCCGAGCATGAATACGGCAACGGAGTCGCGATTTTCACCCGTGACGGCGACACCGCACGGGACTTCGTGTCGCGGGTGCAGGTCGGCATGGTCGGTGTCAACGTGCCGATTCCCGTCCCGGTCGCCTATCACACGTTCGGCGGCTGGAAGCGCTCCGGATTCGGCGATCTCAACCAGCACGGTCCCTCGTCGATCATGTTCTACACGAAGACCAAGACGGTGACGCAGCGCTGGCCCGCGGGCAGCCACGGCGCGGAGTTCGTCATCCCGACCATGAAATAGATGGACTACTTCGGGCTGGACGAAGACGAACGCGTGATCGCCGAGACGGCGGCCGCGTTCGCCGAGAAGCGCCTCGCGCCTTACGCATTGGAATGGGACGAGAGCCACCACTTCCCCACTGACGTGTTGCGGGAGGCCGCCGATCTCGGGATGGCCGCGATCTACTGCCGAGAGGATGTCGGCGGCAGCGAGCTACGGCGCCTGGACGCGGTGCGGATCTTCGAGCAGCTGGCGATGGCCGACCCCACGATCGCGTCGTTTCTGTCGATTCACAACATGTGCGCGTGGATGGTCGACACGTACGGCACCGACGAACAGCGCAAGTCATGGTTACCGCGGCTGGCCTCCATGGAGGCGATCGCCAGTTACTGTCTCACCGAGCCGGGCGCCGGATCGGATGCCGGCGCGTTGAGCACCAGAGCTGTCCGAAGCGGGAACGCCGCCGGATCAGACTGGGTGCTCGATGGTGTCAAACAGTTCATCTCCGGGGCCGGTTCCTCAGATCTGTACGTGGTCATGGCCCGTACCGGCGGTAACGGCCCCCGCGGCATCTCCGCGTTCCTCGTCGAAAAGAACACGCCGGGGCTGAGTTTCGGCGCGCAAGAAGCGAAGATGGGTTGGAACGCCCAACCGACCGCACAGGTGATCTTCGATGGTGTGCGGGTGTCCGCGGACGCGATGCTCGGCGGCGCCGACGGTGAGGGCACCGGCTTCGGCATCGCGATGAATGGGCTCAACGGCGGCCGAATCAACATCGCCGCATGCTCGCTCGGTGGCGCGCAGGCCGCTCACGACAAGGCGCGCAGCTATTTGGCGGACCGGCAGGCGTTCGGCGGTTCACTGCTCGACGAGCCCACCATCCGGTTCGCCCTCGCCGATATGGCGACGGCGCTGCAGGCGTCACGAACGTTGTTGTGGCGCGCGGCGTCCGCCCTCGACGAGAACCATCCGGAGAAGGTCGAGCTGTGCGCGATGGCCAAGCGCTATGTCACAGATTCCTGCTTTGATGTGGCCGATCAGGCGCTGCAGTTGCACGGCGGCTACGGCTATCTACGCGAGTACGGGCTCGAGAAGATCGTCCGCGATCTACGGGTGCATCGAATCCTCGAGGGCACCAACGAAATCATGCGTGTGGTCATCGGCCGGGCCGAAGCGGCCCGGGCCCGCGCGTCTTAATCAGGAGGCGTCAATGTCGACGATCGCGTTCCTCGGGCTGGGCCACATGGGCGGTCCGATGGCGACCAACCTCGTCGCCGCGGGCCACACCGTCCACGGATTCGATCCAGTTGCCGCGTTGAAGGATGCCGCCGCCGAGAACGGTGCACAGGTCTTCGACAGCGTCGCCGCGGCGGCGTCGGGAGTCGACGTGGTGATCACCTCGCTGCCCAACGGCGACATCGTGAAGGCGGTGTACGCCGACGCGCTGTCGGCGGCGCCCGAAGGCACGCTGTTCATCGACACGTCGACCATCTCGGTCGACGATGCACGCACCATCAACAAGCAGGCCGCCGATCACGGGCATGCCCAGCTCGACGCGCCGGTGTCGGGCGGGGTGAAGGGTGCGGTCGCCGGCACGCTGGCCTTCATGGTCGGTGGCGACGAAGCCGCGGTCGAGCGGGCACGGCCAGTACTGGAACCGTTGGCGGGCAAAATCATTCACTGCGGCGGCTCGGGCACCGGGCAGGCCGCCAAACTGTGCAACAACATGGTGCTGGCCGTGCAGCAGATCGCCGCAGGCGAAGCTTTTGTGCTCGCCGAAAAGCTGGGTTTGTCCGCCCAGTCCCTGTTCGACGTGATCACCGGCGCGACAGGCAACTGTTGGGCGATCCACACGAACTGCCCGGTGCCGGGACCGGTTCCGACCTCACCGGCCAACAACGATTTCAAGCCGGGCTTCGCGACCGCGTTGATGCACAAGGACATCGGCCTCGCGATGGACGCGGTCAAGTCGACGGGTTCGACGGCTCCGCTGGGCACTCACGCCGCCGAGATCTACGCTCAGTTCATTGCGACCAACGGTATCAACGCCGACAAGGACTTCAGCGCGGTCATCGAAATGATCCGCAAGGGTCAGGCCTGAGTCCTCTCCCCGAGCACGTCGCGGAAC contains:
- the mmsB gene encoding 3-hydroxyisobutyrate dehydrogenase — protein: MSTIAFLGLGHMGGPMATNLVAAGHTVHGFDPVAALKDAAAENGAQVFDSVAAAASGVDVVITSLPNGDIVKAVYADALSAAPEGTLFIDTSTISVDDARTINKQAADHGHAQLDAPVSGGVKGAVAGTLAFMVGGDEAAVERARPVLEPLAGKIIHCGGSGTGQAAKLCNNMVLAVQQIAAGEAFVLAEKLGLSAQSLFDVITGATGNCWAIHTNCPVPGPVPTSPANNDFKPGFATALMHKDIGLAMDAVKSTGSTAPLGTHAAEIYAQFIATNGINADKDFSAVIEMIRKGQA
- a CDS encoding CoA-acylating methylmalonate-semialdehyde dehydrogenase → MTTQIPHFINGKRAAGQSTRLADVMNPSTGEVQAKVPMASRADVDEAVAGAAAAQKEWAPWNPQRRARVMMRFIDLVNQNVEELAELLSLEHGKTIADSKGDIQRGIEVIEFAIGIPHLIKGEYTEGAGTGIDVYSLRQPLGVVAGITPFNFPAMIPLWKAGPALACGNAFILKPSERDPSVPVRLAELFLQAGLPPGVFQVVHGDKEAVDAILEHPVIQAVGFVGSSDIAQYIYSGAAANGKRAQCFGGAKNHMIVMPDADMDNAVDALIGAGYGSAGERCMAISVAVPVGEQTADRLRARLIERVNGLRVGHSLDPKADYGPLVTEAALARVKDYIQQGVDAGAEAVVDGRERTSDELTFDEADLSKGYFIGPTLFDHVTPDMSIYTDEIFGPVLCIVRANDYEEALALPSEHEYGNGVAIFTRDGDTARDFVSRVQVGMVGVNVPIPVPVAYHTFGGWKRSGFGDLNQHGPSSIMFYTKTKTVTQRWPAGSHGAEFVIPTMK
- a CDS encoding acyl-CoA dehydrogenase family protein is translated as MDYFGLDEDERVIAETAAAFAEKRLAPYALEWDESHHFPTDVLREAADLGMAAIYCREDVGGSELRRLDAVRIFEQLAMADPTIASFLSIHNMCAWMVDTYGTDEQRKSWLPRLASMEAIASYCLTEPGAGSDAGALSTRAVRSGNAAGSDWVLDGVKQFISGAGSSDLYVVMARTGGNGPRGISAFLVEKNTPGLSFGAQEAKMGWNAQPTAQVIFDGVRVSADAMLGGADGEGTGFGIAMNGLNGGRINIAACSLGGAQAAHDKARSYLADRQAFGGSLLDEPTIRFALADMATALQASRTLLWRAASALDENHPEKVELCAMAKRYVTDSCFDVADQALQLHGGYGYLREYGLEKIVRDLRVHRILEGTNEIMRVVIGRAEAARARAS
- the rfbC gene encoding dTDP-4-dehydrorhamnose 3,5-epimerase, giving the protein MTFRELTVPGAWEITPRIHGDSRGAFFEWFTDAEFTALAGHRFDLRQANCSISAAGTLRGLHFAQLPPSQAKYVGCPRGKVLDVVVDIRVGSPTFGQWDSVVLDDTDRRSIYISEGLGHAFFALEDNSTVVYLCSAAYNPEREHTVNVLDPALGITWPHVDGGPILSDRDRAAPSLADAQAAGLLPTWEQTRVFAEELRRR